From a single Lolium rigidum isolate FL_2022 chromosome 7, APGP_CSIRO_Lrig_0.1, whole genome shotgun sequence genomic region:
- the LOC124675833 gene encoding uncharacterized protein LOC124675833 isoform X1, with amino-acid sequence MEALLQLEKVQRVLSLMGSRGLSDSTAGGGGGDRFLAHFLLFMVQPFDSLTMGKKILLVSELLREVNSNTLEEVQHLASLEGAKSEDKVRIILPSPCDQDISPGDLLQPTKKFKMDTEKLTIHDVPMIGFDAMRRANSTLEDFCRSYFIFHGLDINKPQAVFKFLPFLSFTESYIYQLDASNEDSLLSVPDKYPSTVLEREKMASTQASMFDMLDPLDNLLQCQGLMTDQLRNELKSGIQYWSLERKLCRALSRNNKISIDDVMKAIHLKSFDYRVLNLMMYQLTGQQVNELHMEFLTVSEFLVEISDDLYDYEDDVINNTFNILRMFAAIYGPLDAPKMLAKCIGEAEEKYERFSKKLDPSLSRSYWRRCEEATREGGKISSHTYGTWNIPPLIRDEESFRRDRMNKDGDSAVTIR; translated from the exons ATGGAGGCGCTGCTGCAGCTGGAGAAGGTCCAGAGGGTGCTCTCCCTCATGGGCTCCCGTGGCCTCTCCGATTCCAccgccggcggaggcggcggggacCGCTTCCTCGCCCACTTCCTCCTCTTCATG GTGCAACCTTTTGATTCACTTACCATGGGAAAGAAGATCTTATTGGTCTCTGAGCTGTTAAGAGAG GTTAACTCTAATACTCTTGAAGAAGTACAACATCTCGCAAGTCTGGAGGGTGCTAAAAGTGAAGACAAAGtgaggattatccttccttcacCTT GCGATCAAGATATATCTCCTGGAGATTTACTTCAGCCAACTAAGAAGTTCAAGATGGATACTGAGAAATTAACCATACATGATGTGCCTATGATTGGATTTGATGCAATGAGGAGAGCCAATTCCACACTTGAAGATTTT TGCAGATCATACTTTATATTCCATGGTTTGGACATTAACAAACCACAAGCTGTTTTCAAGTTTCTTCCTTTTCTTTCATTCACAGAGAGCTACATATACCAG TTAGATGCTTCAAATGAAGACAGTTTGCTTTCGGTCCCAGACAAATATCCTTCAACA GTGTTGGAAAGGGAAAAAATGGCTTCAACTCAGGCATCTATGTTTGACATGCTTGACCCTCTTGATAATCTTCTTCAGTGCCAGGGGTTAATGACAGATCA ATTGCGAAATGAACTCAAATCTGGCATCCAGTATTGGTCTCTGGAGAGGAAGCTTTGTCGAGCATTATCGAGAAATAATAAG ATATCCATTGATGACGTGATGAAAGCAATTCATCTCAAATCATTTGATTATCGAGTTCTTAATCTGATGATGTATCAGCTTACTGGTCAGCAG GTCAATGAATTGCATATGGAGTTCCTGACCGTCTCGGAATTTCTAGTTGAGATATCTGATGACCT GTACGATTATGAA GACGATGTGATCAATAATACTTTTAACATCCTCCGCATGTTTGCTGCGATATATGGACCTTTGGATGCACCAAAGATGTTG GCCAAGTGCATAGGTGAAGCTGAGGAAAAATATGAGAGGTTTTCAAAGAAATTGGACCCTAGCCTCTCAAGGAGTTACTGGAGAAGGTGTGAGGAAGCTACGAGGGAAG GTGGGAAAATATCCAGCCATACATATGGCACGTGGAACATCCCTCCTCTGataagagatgaagaatcattccGCCGTGATAGAATGAACAAAGATGGTGATTCTGCTGTGACCATCAGATGA
- the LOC124675833 gene encoding uncharacterized protein LOC124675833 isoform X2, whose protein sequence is MEALLQLEKVQRVLSLMGSRGLSDSTAGGGGGDRFLAHFLLFMVQPFDSLTMGKKILLVSELLREVNSNTLEEVQHLASLEGAKSEDKVRIILPSPYISPGDLLQPTKKFKMDTEKLTIHDVPMIGFDAMRRANSTLEDFCRSYFIFHGLDINKPQAVFKFLPFLSFTESYIYQLDASNEDSLLSVPDKYPSTVLEREKMASTQASMFDMLDPLDNLLQCQGLMTDQLRNELKSGIQYWSLERKLCRALSRNNKISIDDVMKAIHLKSFDYRVLNLMMYQLTGQQVNELHMEFLTVSEFLVEISDDLYDYEDDVINNTFNILRMFAAIYGPLDAPKMLAKCIGEAEEKYERFSKKLDPSLSRSYWRRCEEATREGGKISSHTYGTWNIPPLIRDEESFRRDRMNKDGDSAVTIR, encoded by the exons ATGGAGGCGCTGCTGCAGCTGGAGAAGGTCCAGAGGGTGCTCTCCCTCATGGGCTCCCGTGGCCTCTCCGATTCCAccgccggcggaggcggcggggacCGCTTCCTCGCCCACTTCCTCCTCTTCATG GTGCAACCTTTTGATTCACTTACCATGGGAAAGAAGATCTTATTGGTCTCTGAGCTGTTAAGAGAG GTTAACTCTAATACTCTTGAAGAAGTACAACATCTCGCAAGTCTGGAGGGTGCTAAAAGTGAAGACAAAGtgaggattatccttccttcacCTT ATATATCTCCTGGAGATTTACTTCAGCCAACTAAGAAGTTCAAGATGGATACTGAGAAATTAACCATACATGATGTGCCTATGATTGGATTTGATGCAATGAGGAGAGCCAATTCCACACTTGAAGATTTT TGCAGATCATACTTTATATTCCATGGTTTGGACATTAACAAACCACAAGCTGTTTTCAAGTTTCTTCCTTTTCTTTCATTCACAGAGAGCTACATATACCAG TTAGATGCTTCAAATGAAGACAGTTTGCTTTCGGTCCCAGACAAATATCCTTCAACA GTGTTGGAAAGGGAAAAAATGGCTTCAACTCAGGCATCTATGTTTGACATGCTTGACCCTCTTGATAATCTTCTTCAGTGCCAGGGGTTAATGACAGATCA ATTGCGAAATGAACTCAAATCTGGCATCCAGTATTGGTCTCTGGAGAGGAAGCTTTGTCGAGCATTATCGAGAAATAATAAG ATATCCATTGATGACGTGATGAAAGCAATTCATCTCAAATCATTTGATTATCGAGTTCTTAATCTGATGATGTATCAGCTTACTGGTCAGCAG GTCAATGAATTGCATATGGAGTTCCTGACCGTCTCGGAATTTCTAGTTGAGATATCTGATGACCT GTACGATTATGAA GACGATGTGATCAATAATACTTTTAACATCCTCCGCATGTTTGCTGCGATATATGGACCTTTGGATGCACCAAAGATGTTG GCCAAGTGCATAGGTGAAGCTGAGGAAAAATATGAGAGGTTTTCAAAGAAATTGGACCCTAGCCTCTCAAGGAGTTACTGGAGAAGGTGTGAGGAAGCTACGAGGGAAG GTGGGAAAATATCCAGCCATACATATGGCACGTGGAACATCCCTCCTCTGataagagatgaagaatcattccGCCGTGATAGAATGAACAAAGATGGTGATTCTGCTGTGACCATCAGATGA
- the LOC124675833 gene encoding uncharacterized protein LOC124675833 isoform X3 — protein sequence MEALLQLEKVQRVLSLMGSRGLSDSTAGGGGGDRFLAHFLLFMVQPFDSLTMGKKILLVSELLREVNSNTLEEVQHLASLEGAKSEDKVRIILPSPCDQDISPGDLLQPTKKFKMDTEKLTIHDVPMIGFDAMRRANSTLEDFCRSYFIFHGLDINKPQAVFKFLPFLSFTESYIYQLDASNEDSLLSVPDKYPSTVLEREKMASTQASMFDMLDPLDNLLQCQGLMTDQLRNELKSGIQYWSLERKLCRALSRNNKISIDDVMKAIHLKSFDYRVLNLMMYQLTGQQVNELHMEFLTVSEFLVEISDDLYDYEDDVINNTFNILRMFAAIYGPLDAPKMLVRFT from the exons ATGGAGGCGCTGCTGCAGCTGGAGAAGGTCCAGAGGGTGCTCTCCCTCATGGGCTCCCGTGGCCTCTCCGATTCCAccgccggcggaggcggcggggacCGCTTCCTCGCCCACTTCCTCCTCTTCATG GTGCAACCTTTTGATTCACTTACCATGGGAAAGAAGATCTTATTGGTCTCTGAGCTGTTAAGAGAG GTTAACTCTAATACTCTTGAAGAAGTACAACATCTCGCAAGTCTGGAGGGTGCTAAAAGTGAAGACAAAGtgaggattatccttccttcacCTT GCGATCAAGATATATCTCCTGGAGATTTACTTCAGCCAACTAAGAAGTTCAAGATGGATACTGAGAAATTAACCATACATGATGTGCCTATGATTGGATTTGATGCAATGAGGAGAGCCAATTCCACACTTGAAGATTTT TGCAGATCATACTTTATATTCCATGGTTTGGACATTAACAAACCACAAGCTGTTTTCAAGTTTCTTCCTTTTCTTTCATTCACAGAGAGCTACATATACCAG TTAGATGCTTCAAATGAAGACAGTTTGCTTTCGGTCCCAGACAAATATCCTTCAACA GTGTTGGAAAGGGAAAAAATGGCTTCAACTCAGGCATCTATGTTTGACATGCTTGACCCTCTTGATAATCTTCTTCAGTGCCAGGGGTTAATGACAGATCA ATTGCGAAATGAACTCAAATCTGGCATCCAGTATTGGTCTCTGGAGAGGAAGCTTTGTCGAGCATTATCGAGAAATAATAAG ATATCCATTGATGACGTGATGAAAGCAATTCATCTCAAATCATTTGATTATCGAGTTCTTAATCTGATGATGTATCAGCTTACTGGTCAGCAG GTCAATGAATTGCATATGGAGTTCCTGACCGTCTCGGAATTTCTAGTTGAGATATCTGATGACCT GTACGATTATGAA GACGATGTGATCAATAATACTTTTAACATCCTCCGCATGTTTGCTGCGATATATGGACCTTTGGATGCACCAAAGATGTTG GTACGTTTTACTTGA